In the Bradyrhizobium guangzhouense genome, one interval contains:
- a CDS encoding FAD-dependent oxidoreductase: MLDLAIVGGGPGGLMSAWYLKRKLGDLCRITIFESSDRLGGKIVTRKFDSAPAMYEAGVAEIYDYSMTGPDPLRELIQHFGLQTIPMDAEQVQFGGELLDDVAGMRRRYGAKTAAAIEAFRKRCADEMSPIEYYEGVGAHDNENPWAYKTAEQVLDEEVKDEVAKRFFKVMARSDIATESHNTNGLNALKNYLMDVDGYIGLYSIQNGNEQLIECLQSEVNADIQLNHRVLTVGKAPTGRYQLKMMNGKGPETRDFDLVLVCLPHSWLATMGWEGEQLRKSMVKHVAYFDRPAHYLRVSILFDTPFWGDKIPGAWFMSDAFGGCCVYNEGARHDVGKHGVLNWLIPGSDALAFANLSDQELIDAALKSLPASLGDARAHFMEGKIHRWLSSVNAIPGGLPVRDVMTNHRPEPKEHPGIVVVGDYLFDSTLNGLLDSSDAATDIILTEMMRLRRERAQEDGEPISDKIDRDYFENYRGLGPYGEVWKQFTDPDYLSRLISIVWGKTKGAKLLVAGSASGELVGALRDRGIDAWGIENNRAIHARTPKALKKYNKLGSITDMPFKDGSFDYVFETSLCHVAPKQVVRAIRELNRVVKTGVVFGSVTSDMASAVIDRYDLLRGVRKLGTWWEWSELFFGNGFDLSMHRKDCTDALWAATLAANKGPGQWYADADSLRYSFFDKVEEEDDD; the protein is encoded by the coding sequence ATGCTTGACCTCGCAATCGTAGGCGGCGGCCCCGGCGGGCTGATGAGCGCCTGGTACCTGAAGCGTAAGCTCGGCGATCTCTGCCGCATCACCATTTTCGAGTCCTCCGACCGGCTTGGCGGCAAGATCGTCACGCGCAAATTCGACTCCGCGCCGGCGATGTACGAGGCCGGCGTTGCCGAGATCTACGACTACTCGATGACGGGCCCGGATCCGCTGCGCGAGCTGATTCAGCATTTCGGCCTGCAGACCATTCCAATGGACGCCGAACAGGTGCAGTTCGGCGGTGAGCTGCTTGATGATGTCGCCGGCATGCGCCGCCGATATGGCGCCAAGACCGCGGCGGCGATCGAGGCGTTCCGCAAGCGCTGCGCCGACGAGATGTCGCCGATCGAGTATTACGAAGGCGTCGGTGCGCACGACAACGAGAACCCGTGGGCCTACAAGACCGCCGAGCAGGTGCTCGACGAGGAAGTCAAGGACGAGGTCGCAAAGCGCTTCTTCAAGGTGATGGCGCGCTCGGATATCGCGACCGAAAGCCACAACACCAACGGCCTCAACGCGCTCAAGAACTATCTGATGGATGTCGACGGTTATATCGGCCTCTACTCCATCCAGAACGGCAACGAGCAGCTGATCGAATGCCTCCAGTCCGAGGTCAACGCCGACATCCAGCTCAATCATCGCGTGCTCACCGTCGGCAAGGCGCCGACCGGCCGCTATCAGCTCAAGATGATGAACGGCAAGGGGCCGGAGACGCGCGACTTCGATCTCGTGCTGGTCTGCCTGCCGCACTCCTGGCTCGCCACGATGGGGTGGGAAGGCGAGCAGCTGCGCAAGTCGATGGTCAAGCACGTCGCCTATTTCGACCGTCCCGCGCACTACCTGCGCGTCTCGATCCTGTTCGACACCCCGTTCTGGGGTGACAAGATTCCCGGCGCCTGGTTCATGTCGGACGCCTTCGGCGGCTGCTGCGTCTACAACGAGGGCGCGCGCCACGACGTCGGCAAGCACGGTGTCTTGAATTGGCTCATTCCCGGCTCCGATGCGCTGGCCTTCGCCAATCTGTCGGACCAGGAGCTGATCGATGCCGCGCTGAAATCGCTGCCGGCCTCGCTCGGAGACGCGCGTGCCCATTTCATGGAAGGCAAGATCCACCGCTGGCTGTCGTCGGTGAATGCGATTCCGGGCGGTTTGCCCGTGCGCGACGTCATGACCAATCACCGGCCCGAGCCGAAGGAGCATCCCGGCATCGTCGTGGTCGGCGATTATCTGTTCGACTCCACGTTGAACGGCCTGCTCGATTCCTCGGACGCAGCGACCGACATCATCCTGACCGAGATGATGCGGCTGCGCCGTGAGCGCGCGCAGGAAGACGGCGAGCCGATCTCCGACAAAATCGACCGCGACTATTTCGAAAACTATCGCGGCCTCGGCCCCTATGGCGAGGTGTGGAAGCAGTTCACCGATCCGGATTATCTGTCCAGACTGATCAGCATCGTCTGGGGCAAGACCAAGGGCGCAAAACTCCTGGTGGCAGGCTCCGCCAGCGGCGAGCTGGTTGGCGCGCTGCGCGATCGTGGCATCGATGCCTGGGGCATCGAGAACAACCGCGCGATCCACGCCAGGACGCCGAAGGCGCTGAAGAAGTACAACAAGCTCGGCTCGATCACCGACATGCCGTTCAAGGACGGTAGCTTCGACTACGTGTTCGAGACCAGCCTCTGCCACGTTGCCCCGAAGCAGGTGGTCCGCGCGATCCGCGAGTTGAACCGCGTGGTCAAGACCGGCGTCGTGTTCGGCTCGGTCACCTCGGACATGGCATCGGCCGTAATCGATCGCTACGATCTCTTGCGCGGGGTCAGGAAGCTCGGCACCTGGTGGGAATGGTCCGAACTGTTCTTCGGCAACGGCTTCGATCTGTCGATGCATCGCAAGGATTGCACCGACGCGCTCTGGGCCGCGACGCTCGCCGCCAACAAGGGCCCGGGGCAGTGGTATGCCGACGCCGACTCCTTGCGCTATTCCTTCTTCGACAAGGTCGAGGAAGAAGACGACGACTAG
- a CDS encoding ABC transporter ATP-binding protein: MASRPLSPDKQKLAAQEAAELEDKLASSAKPDLDDDEDDEDEDDDELELDDDDDDEDLVVFTAREAAGALATILGFVKPFLPNYKRILGYVAFGVLVETLFNVIMPLSLKFLIDDALGEEDFQALYKILGVLAVAGIFTSIVAVWYERWDARLAACVISDVRKRLFEHVQDLPAAYFGRTKRGEILSRFSVDLSAFEGSVKSFANSAALPFLELIAGIILMLFLNWQLAVVALLVFPITLIGPRILTPKAVQANYEQKLNESALLGMVQENVAAQAVIKAFSLQRKMFGFFAFRNDATRNRIAAAGFLSTMVERTVTISVLLLHLVVLAIGAYLATKGQITIGTFVTFESAFWEVSYNIAHVMHFIPVSISSAAAIRHMQELLDEPTRGADRPGAPDLPRITHDITFDHVTFQYEGAQTPVLDNLSLKLNAGKRIAIVGPSGSGKSTLLNLILRLYVPDEGRVTIDGVDVRKVTLDSLRRSMAVVFQENMLFNMSIRENIRLGKEGASDEEVEEAARKAEIHRYIMSLPQRYDTPVGERGDTLSGGQRQRIAIARAVIRNPSVLLLDEATSALDQTTEAAINRTLLKVAKGRTMIWSTHRLTSVVEMDEIIVISGGRAIERGSHAELLAKNGTYRKLWNDQIHQPHGVAAQADDDSDDDEDDEDLDEDDEEDDEDEEE, from the coding sequence ATGGCGTCCAGGCCTCTCTCTCCCGACAAACAGAAGCTCGCCGCGCAAGAGGCGGCCGAGCTCGAGGACAAGCTCGCCTCCAGCGCCAAGCCGGACCTCGATGACGACGAGGACGACGAAGACGAGGATGATGACGAGCTTGAACTCGATGACGACGACGATGATGAGGACCTCGTCGTCTTTACCGCTCGCGAAGCCGCCGGCGCGCTCGCGACCATCCTGGGTTTCGTCAAGCCCTTCCTGCCCAACTACAAGCGCATCCTGGGCTATGTGGCATTCGGCGTTCTGGTCGAGACGCTGTTCAATGTCATCATGCCGCTCAGCCTGAAGTTCCTGATCGACGACGCGCTCGGCGAAGAGGATTTCCAGGCGCTGTACAAGATCCTCGGCGTGCTCGCGGTCGCCGGCATCTTCACCTCGATCGTCGCGGTCTGGTACGAGCGCTGGGATGCGCGGCTGGCAGCCTGCGTCATCTCCGATGTCCGCAAGCGCCTGTTCGAACACGTTCAGGACCTCCCGGCCGCCTATTTCGGCCGCACCAAGCGCGGCGAGATCCTGTCGCGCTTCTCGGTCGACCTCTCGGCCTTCGAAGGTTCGGTCAAGTCCTTCGCCAACAGCGCCGCGCTACCGTTCCTGGAATTGATCGCCGGCATCATCCTGATGCTGTTCCTGAACTGGCAACTCGCCGTCGTTGCGCTGCTGGTATTCCCGATCACGCTGATCGGCCCGCGTATCCTGACGCCGAAGGCGGTGCAGGCCAATTACGAGCAGAAGCTCAACGAAAGCGCGCTGCTGGGGATGGTGCAGGAGAACGTGGCGGCGCAGGCCGTGATCAAGGCGTTCAGCCTGCAACGTAAGATGTTCGGCTTCTTCGCCTTCCGCAATGACGCGACCCGGAACAGGATCGCTGCCGCCGGATTCCTGTCGACGATGGTGGAGCGCACCGTCACCATCTCGGTGCTGCTGTTGCACCTCGTCGTGCTCGCCATCGGCGCCTATCTGGCAACCAAGGGCCAGATCACCATCGGCACCTTCGTCACTTTCGAGAGCGCGTTCTGGGAGGTCTCCTACAACATCGCCCATGTGATGCACTTCATTCCGGTGTCGATCTCCTCGGCCGCCGCGATCCGCCACATGCAGGAGTTGCTGGACGAGCCCACCCGCGGCGCCGACCGTCCCGGCGCGCCCGATCTGCCGCGCATCACCCACGACATCACCTTCGACCACGTGACGTTCCAGTACGAGGGCGCGCAGACGCCGGTGCTGGACAATCTCAGCCTCAAGCTCAATGCCGGCAAGCGCATCGCCATCGTCGGCCCATCAGGCTCCGGCAAGAGCACGTTGTTGAACCTGATCTTGCGGCTCTACGTCCCGGACGAAGGCCGTGTCACCATCGACGGCGTCGACGTCCGCAAGGTGACGCTGGATTCGCTGCGCCGGAGCATGGCGGTGGTGTTTCAGGAGAACATGTTGTTCAACATGTCGATCCGCGAGAACATCCGGCTCGGCAAGGAGGGCGCGAGCGACGAGGAGGTGGAGGAGGCGGCCAGGAAGGCCGAGATCCACCGCTACATCATGAGCTTGCCGCAGCGCTATGACACGCCGGTCGGCGAGCGCGGCGATACGCTATCGGGCGGCCAGCGCCAGCGCATTGCGATCGCGCGGGCGGTCATCCGCAATCCCTCCGTATTGTTGCTGGATGAGGCGACCTCGGCGCTCGACCAGACCACCGAGGCCGCGATCAACCGCACGTTGCTGAAGGTCGCCAAGGGCCGCACCATGATCTGGTCGACCCATCGCCTGACTTCTGTAGTCGAGATGGACGAGATCATCGTGATTTCAGGGGGCAGGGCGATCGAGCGCGGTTCGCATGCCGAGCTGCTCGCGAAGAACGGCACCTATCGCAAGCTGTGGAACGATCAGATCCATCAGCCGCACGGTGTGGCCGCTCAAGCCGACGACGACAGCGATGATGACGAGGACGATGAGGACCTCGACGAGGATGACGAGGAGGATGACGAAGACGAGGAGGAGTGA
- the rpsL gene encoding 30S ribosomal protein S12 — protein sequence MPTINQLIAQPREVQKSRKKVPALQQSPQKRGVCTRVYTTTPKKPNSALRKVAKVRLTNGFEVIGYIPGEGHNLQEHSVVMIRGGRVKDLPGVRYHILRGVLDTQGVKNRKQRRSKYGAKRPK from the coding sequence ATGCCGACGATCAACCAGCTGATCGCTCAACCGCGTGAAGTGCAGAAGTCGCGCAAGAAGGTGCCAGCGCTGCAGCAGTCGCCGCAGAAGCGTGGCGTTTGCACGCGCGTCTACACCACGACCCCGAAGAAGCCGAACTCGGCGCTTCGTAAGGTCGCCAAGGTGCGTCTGACCAACGGTTTCGAGGTGATCGGCTACATCCCGGGTGAGGGCCATAACCTTCAGGAGCACTCGGTGGTCATGATCCGCGGCGGCCGCGTCAAGGACTTGCCCGGCGTGCGCTACCACATCCTCCGCGGCGTTCTGGATACCCAGGGCGTCAAGAACCGTAAGCAGCGTCGTTCGAAGTACGGCGCGAAGCGTCCGAAGTAA
- a CDS encoding FAD-dependent oxidoreductase translates to MRYTDIAIIGGGLAGSTAAAMLGRAGISAVMIDPHETYPADFRVEKLSGHGQVERFQRTGIADQVLRRATFSGENWIARFGHLLDKAPSRQFNIRYDCLVNAIRDEIPETVERIWTKAVSVETSPERQRIALANDETVSARLVVLANGLNVGLRHQLGIIRNIISACHSISIGFDVAPAGRKAFDFPALTYFSERPSDRIAYISLFPIGTHMRANLFVYRSFDDPWLRELRRAPAETLNAALPRLKRITGAFDIVSEVKIRPVDLYVNDASHQPGLVLAGDAFATSCPAAGTGSDKVFTDVERLCNVHIPQWLASDGMDANKIAAFYADPVKRACDEWSTAKAFGFRSVSIATSPYWTAQRWARFTAWSIQGLLRRLGGAFHLEPNFLGHSSSSSSSSSSSSSRSSSSSSSSLSSSA, encoded by the coding sequence ATGCGGTACACCGATATAGCCATCATTGGCGGGGGACTTGCCGGCTCGACCGCCGCCGCAATGCTTGGGCGCGCCGGCATTTCGGCCGTCATGATCGACCCGCATGAGACCTATCCGGCCGATTTTCGCGTCGAGAAGCTTAGCGGTCACGGGCAGGTCGAGCGATTCCAGCGCACGGGAATCGCAGACCAGGTGCTGCGTCGGGCGACCTTCTCCGGCGAGAACTGGATCGCACGGTTCGGCCATCTCCTCGACAAGGCGCCGAGCCGGCAGTTCAACATCCGCTATGATTGCCTGGTTAACGCGATCCGCGACGAGATTCCCGAGACAGTCGAGCGGATCTGGACCAAGGCGGTATCGGTAGAGACCAGCCCGGAGCGGCAGCGAATCGCACTCGCCAATGACGAGACGGTGTCGGCCCGCCTGGTCGTGCTCGCCAACGGCCTGAACGTCGGTCTGCGGCACCAGCTTGGCATCATCAGAAACATCATCAGCGCCTGTCATTCGATCTCGATCGGATTCGATGTAGCGCCGGCAGGGCGGAAAGCGTTCGACTTCCCGGCGCTGACCTATTTCTCCGAGCGGCCGAGCGACCGTATTGCCTACATCTCGCTGTTTCCGATCGGCACGCACATGCGCGCCAATCTGTTCGTGTATCGCAGCTTCGACGATCCCTGGCTGCGCGAGCTCCGCCGCGCGCCGGCGGAGACTTTGAATGCCGCCCTGCCGCGCCTCAAGCGCATCACCGGCGCCTTCGACATCGTGAGCGAAGTCAAGATTCGCCCGGTCGACCTCTACGTGAACGATGCCAGCCATCAGCCGGGACTAGTGCTGGCCGGCGACGCCTTCGCGACCTCCTGCCCGGCCGCCGGCACGGGCAGCGACAAAGTGTTCACGGACGTCGAGCGGCTCTGCAATGTCCACATCCCGCAATGGCTGGCGTCCGACGGGATGGATGCGAACAAGATCGCGGCCTTCTACGCCGATCCCGTCAAGCGGGCCTGCGATGAATGGTCGACGGCAAAAGCGTTCGGCTTCCGCTCGGTATCGATTGCGACGAGCCCCTACTGGACCGCGCAGCGCTGGGCGCGCTTCACGGCGTGGTCCATCCAGGGATTATTGCGACGGCTTGGAGGGGCATTCCATCTGGAGCCGAACTTCCTCGGTCACTCCTCCTCGTCTTCGTCATCCTCCTCGTCATCCTCGTCGAGGTCCTCATCGTCCTCGTCATCATCGCTGTCGTCGTCGGCTTGA
- the rpoC gene encoding DNA-directed RNA polymerase subunit beta' yields the protein MNQEIMNLFNPTTPAQVFDQIRISIASPEKILSWSYGEIKKPETINYRTFKPERDGLFCARIFGPIKDYECLCGKYKRMKYKGIICEKCSVEVTLSRVRRERMGHIELAAPVAHIWFLKSLPSRIGLLLDMTLKDLERILYFEYYVVLEPGLTALKDRQLLSEDEYLKAQDEYGQDSFTAMIGAEAIRELLKGMDLEKLELSLRAEMQETDSDIKHKKLAKRLKIVEAFRHSGNKPEWMILTVVPVIPPDLRPLVPLDGGRFATSDLNDLYRRVINRNNRLKRLMELRAPDIIIRNEKRMLQEAVDALFDNGRRGRVITGANKRPLKSLADMLKGKQGRFRQNLLGKRVDYSGRSVIVVGPELRLHQCGLPKKMALELFKPFIYSRLDAKGLSTTVKQAKKLVEKERPEVWDILDEVIREHPVLLNRAPTLHRLGIQAFEPVLIEGKAIQLHPLVCSAFNADFDGDQMAVHVPLSLEAQLEARVLMMSTNNILHPANGQPIIVPSQDIVLGLYYVSIMREGLPGEGKLFGDMAELEHALHAKVIHLHTKIKYRWEGMDETGKVSKRWIETTAGRVMLGNLLPKNPRISYEIINKLMTKREISGVIDQVYRHCGQKETVIFCDRIMALGFYNAFKAGISFGKDDMVVPHSKWKIVDTTRTLAKDFEQQYNDGLITHGEKYNKVVDAWSKATEEIAKAMMKEISSTKKTASGADADINSIYMMAHSGARGSPAQMRQLAGMRGLMAKPSGEIIETPIISNFKEGLSVLEYFNSTHGARKGLADTALKTANSGYLTRRLVDVAQDCIITQSDCGTKLGIKMRAIVDAGTVVASLGSRILGRTACEDIRDNTGKVIIKRDTLMEESHLDAIQQGGVQEVKIRSALTCELVNGICGKCYGRDLARGTPVNHGEAVGVIAAQSIGEPGTQLTMRTFHIGGAAQLNEQSFVEANFDGKIVIRNKAIARNSEGHLVAMVRNMVVAIVDADGTERATHRVQYGARLHVDEGDMVKRGQRIVEWDPYTRPLLTEVEGTIGFEDLVEGQSISETLDEATGIAKRVVIDWRSTRGGSDLRPAIVVKGKDGKVLKLARGGDARYMLSVDGILSVDVGAKVNPGDILARVSTESAKTRDITGGLPRVAELFEARRPKDAAIIAEIAGTIRFGRDYKNKRRISIEPMDKTDEPREYLIPKGKHIHLQDGDVVEKGDFIVEGNPAPHDILAVKGIEELAAYLVNEIQEVYRLQGVLINDKHIEVIVRQMLQKVEITDQGDTDMISGEQVDKIEFDALNEKAKEEGKKIATGTPVLLGITKASLQTRSFFSAASFQETTRVLTEAAVNGKVDPLEGLKENVIVGRLIPAGTGASMAKIREVAMKRDKLILDEREKQAAVVSPAPEAELPALPPAE from the coding sequence ATGAACCAAGAAATTATGAATCTCTTTAACCCGACGACGCCGGCTCAGGTCTTCGACCAGATCCGGATCTCGATCGCGTCCCCGGAGAAGATTCTGTCCTGGTCCTACGGCGAGATCAAGAAGCCGGAGACCATCAACTACCGTACCTTCAAGCCCGAGCGCGACGGCCTGTTCTGCGCCCGCATCTTCGGGCCGATCAAGGACTACGAATGCTTGTGCGGCAAGTACAAGCGCATGAAGTACAAGGGCATCATCTGCGAGAAGTGCTCGGTCGAAGTCACGCTGTCGCGCGTCCGGCGCGAGCGCATGGGCCATATCGAGCTCGCGGCGCCCGTCGCCCACATCTGGTTCCTGAAGTCGCTGCCCTCGCGCATCGGCCTTCTGCTCGACATGACGCTGAAGGATCTCGAGCGGATCCTCTACTTCGAATATTACGTCGTGCTGGAGCCGGGCCTCACCGCGCTGAAGGACCGCCAGCTGCTGTCGGAAGACGAGTATCTGAAGGCGCAGGACGAGTACGGCCAGGATTCCTTCACCGCCATGATCGGCGCCGAGGCGATCCGTGAACTGCTCAAGGGCATGGACCTCGAGAAGCTCGAGCTCAGCTTGCGTGCCGAGATGCAGGAGACCGACTCCGACATCAAGCACAAGAAGCTCGCCAAGCGCCTGAAGATCGTCGAGGCCTTCCGCCACTCCGGCAACAAGCCGGAATGGATGATCCTGACTGTCGTTCCCGTGATCCCGCCGGACCTGCGTCCGCTGGTGCCGCTGGACGGCGGCCGCTTCGCGACCTCGGACCTCAACGACCTCTATCGCCGCGTCATCAACCGCAACAACCGCTTGAAGCGGCTCATGGAGCTGCGCGCGCCCGACATCATCATCCGCAACGAGAAGCGCATGCTTCAGGAAGCGGTCGATGCGCTGTTCGACAACGGCCGCCGCGGCCGCGTCATCACGGGTGCCAACAAGCGCCCGCTGAAGTCGCTCGCCGACATGCTGAAGGGCAAGCAGGGTCGCTTCCGTCAGAACCTGCTCGGCAAGCGCGTCGACTATTCGGGCCGTTCGGTGATCGTGGTCGGTCCCGAGCTGCGCCTGCATCAGTGCGGCCTGCCGAAGAAGATGGCGCTCGAGCTGTTCAAGCCGTTCATCTATTCGCGGCTTGACGCCAAGGGCCTGTCCACCACCGTGAAGCAGGCGAAGAAGCTGGTCGAGAAGGAGCGGCCCGAGGTCTGGGACATCCTGGATGAGGTGATCCGCGAGCATCCGGTGCTGCTCAACCGCGCGCCGACGCTGCATCGTCTGGGCATCCAGGCGTTCGAGCCGGTGCTGATCGAAGGCAAGGCGATTCAGCTTCACCCGCTGGTCTGCTCGGCGTTCAACGCCGACTTCGACGGCGACCAGATGGCCGTGCACGTTCCGCTGTCGCTCGAAGCGCAGCTGGAAGCGCGCGTCTTGATGATGTCGACCAACAACATCCTGCATCCCGCGAACGGCCAGCCGATCATCGTGCCGTCGCAGGACATCGTGCTCGGTCTCTACTACGTCTCGATCATGCGCGAAGGTCTGCCCGGCGAGGGCAAGCTGTTCGGCGACATGGCCGAGCTCGAGCATGCCTTGCATGCGAAGGTCATCCACCTCCACACCAAGATCAAGTATCGGTGGGAAGGCATGGACGAGACCGGCAAGGTCTCCAAGCGTTGGATCGAAACCACCGCTGGCCGCGTCATGCTCGGCAATTTGCTGCCGAAGAACCCGCGCATCTCGTACGAGATCATCAACAAGCTGATGACCAAGCGCGAGATCTCGGGCGTCATCGACCAGGTCTACCGTCACTGCGGCCAGAAGGAGACTGTGATCTTCTGCGACCGCATCATGGCGCTCGGCTTCTACAATGCGTTCAAGGCCGGCATTTCGTTCGGCAAGGACGACATGGTCGTGCCGCACTCCAAGTGGAAGATCGTCGACACCACCCGCACGCTGGCGAAGGATTTCGAGCAGCAGTACAACGACGGCCTGATCACGCACGGCGAGAAGTACAACAAGGTCGTCGACGCCTGGTCGAAGGCCACGGAAGAAATCGCCAAGGCGATGATGAAGGAGATCTCCTCCACCAAGAAGACGGCGAGTGGAGCCGATGCCGACATCAACTCGATCTACATGATGGCTCACTCCGGTGCCCGTGGTTCGCCGGCGCAGATGCGCCAGCTCGCCGGCATGCGCGGCCTGATGGCCAAGCCGTCGGGCGAGATCATCGAGACGCCGATCATCTCGAACTTCAAGGAGGGCCTCTCGGTTCTCGAATACTTCAACTCGACCCACGGTGCCCGTAAGGGCCTCGCGGACACCGCGTTGAAGACCGCGAACTCCGGCTACCTGACCCGTCGTCTGGTCGACGTCGCGCAGGACTGCATCATCACGCAGTCCGATTGCGGTACCAAGCTCGGCATCAAGATGCGCGCCATCGTCGATGCCGGCACCGTGGTCGCTTCGCTCGGTTCGCGCATCCTCGGACGCACGGCCTGCGAAGACATCCGTGACAACACCGGCAAGGTGATCATCAAGCGCGACACGCTGATGGAAGAGAGCCATCTGGACGCCATCCAGCAGGGTGGTGTGCAGGAGGTGAAGATCCGCTCGGCGCTGACCTGCGAACTCGTCAACGGCATCTGCGGCAAGTGCTACGGCCGCGACCTCGCCCGAGGCACGCCGGTCAACCACGGTGAAGCCGTCGGCGTCATCGCGGCGCAGTCGATCGGTGAGCCGGGCACCCAGCTCACCATGCGCACCTTCCACATCGGTGGTGCGGCGCAGCTCAACGAGCAGTCCTTCGTCGAAGCCAATTTCGACGGCAAGATCGTGATCCGGAACAAGGCCATCGCCCGCAACAGCGAAGGTCACCTGGTTGCGATGGTGCGTAACATGGTGGTGGCGATCGTCGATGCCGACGGCACCGAGCGTGCGACGCACCGTGTCCAGTACGGCGCGCGCCTGCACGTCGACGAGGGCGATATGGTCAAGCGTGGCCAGCGTATCGTCGAGTGGGATCCCTACACCCGTCCGCTGCTCACCGAAGTGGAAGGCACGATCGGCTTCGAGGATCTGGTCGAAGGGCAGTCGATCTCGGAAACGCTGGACGAGGCCACCGGTATCGCCAAGCGCGTGGTCATCGACTGGCGCTCGACTCGCGGCGGCTCGGACCTGCGTCCGGCCATCGTGGTCAAGGGCAAGGACGGCAAGGTGCTCAAGCTCGCCCGTGGCGGCGATGCCCGCTACATGCTGTCGGTCGACGGCATTCTGTCGGTCGACGTCGGTGCCAAGGTCAACCCGGGCGACATCCTCGCCCGTGTCTCGACCGAAAGCGCCAAGACGCGTGACATCACCGGCGGTCTGCCGCGGGTGGCGGAACTGTTCGAGGCACGGCGTCCGAAGGATGCGGCGATCATCGCCGAAATCGCGGGCACCATCCGGTTTGGGCGCGACTACAAGAACAAGCGTCGCATCTCGATCGAGCCGATGGACAAGACCGACGAGCCGCGCGAGTACCTGATCCCGAAGGGCAAGCACATCCACCTTCAGGACGGCGACGTCGTCGAAAAGGGCGACTTCATCGTGGAAGGCAACCCGGCGCCGCACGACATCCTTGCGGTCAAGGGCATCGAGGAGCTTGCGGCCTATCTGGTCAACGAGATCCAGGAGGTCTACCGGCTCCAGGGCGTGCTCATCAACGACAAGCACATCGAGGTGATTGTCCGTCAGATGCTCCAGAAGGTGGAGATCACCGACCAGGGCGACACCGACATGATCTCGGGCGAGCAGGTCGACAAGATCGAGTTCGACGCGCTCAACGAGAAGGCCAAGGAAGAGGGCAAGAAGATCGCCACGGGGACGCCGGTTCTGCTCGGCATCACCAAGGCGAGCCTGCAGACCCGCTCCTTCTTCTCGGCGGCCTCGTTCCAGGAGACCACCCGCGTCCTCACGGAAGCGGCGGTCAACGGCAAGGTCGATCCGCTCGAAGGCCTCAAGGAGAACGTCATCGTCGGCCGGCTGATCCCGGCAGGCACCGGCGCCTCCATGGCCAAGATCCGCGAAGTCGCCATGAAGCGCGACAAGCTGATTCTCGACGAGCGCGAGAAGCAGGCGGCCGTGGTGTCGCCCGCGCCGGAAGCGGAGCTTCCTGCGCTGCCGCCTGCGGAATGA
- the rpsG gene encoding 30S ribosomal protein S7 — MSRRHSAEKREVLPDPKFGNIIVTKFMNSVMYAGKKSVAEGIVYGAFGIIESKTKQNPLGVFEQALENVMPTIEVRSRRVGGATYQVPVEVRSTRRQALGIRWLISAARERNEKTMTERLSAELLDASNNRGNAVKKREDVHRMAEANRAFSHYRW, encoded by the coding sequence ATGTCTCGTCGCCACTCAGCGGAAAAGCGCGAAGTTCTTCCCGATCCGAAGTTCGGGAACATCATCGTCACGAAGTTCATGAACTCGGTGATGTATGCCGGCAAGAAGTCGGTCGCGGAAGGCATCGTCTACGGTGCGTTCGGCATCATCGAATCCAAGACCAAGCAGAACCCGCTCGGCGTGTTCGAGCAGGCGCTCGAAAACGTCATGCCGACGATCGAAGTGCGCTCCCGCCGCGTCGGCGGCGCGACCTATCAGGTTCCGGTCGAAGTTCGTTCGACCCGCCGCCAGGCCCTGGGCATTCGCTGGCTGATCTCGGCTGCGCGCGAGCGCAACGAGAAGACCATGACCGAGCGTCTCTCGGCCGAGCTCCTGGACGCATCGAACAACCGCGGGAACGCCGTCAAGAAGCGTGAAGACGTGCACCGGATGGCGGAAGCCAACCGCGCCTTCTCGCACTATCGCTGGTAA